A single region of the Chloroflexota bacterium genome encodes:
- a CDS encoding S41 family peptidase has translation MPHLFPRTNQTALTANALLRGLAVLLAVAAITAACSVLPGAAPANSAAAIAAEAEGLEPGEVPVLALSPVGDIWEILSTRHVDRADIDASALAEGAVDRLISAADKPDLRDAPIPEAVAEQPESLPEEFAPLWDAWTAIYSGDNGGQPPDPVALSRAAMRGIVAALDDPHSAYVPPQQYELEDLEFIGSYQGVGAEVHAHEDTFTLTPMPDSPAEKAGLRAGDRLLTVDGESVAGWSTLDVVGKVRGPADTIVVLGIIHEGETEVVEISITRAPINLQSVTWQSTPSGHAYIRLSGFYANTDEALEEALVEIKESEAKGLILDVRNNPGGLLTTTVNIASLFLDGGLVVYELDGGGERKDWNAEGGGVAMELPLVLLVNQHSASAGEVLAGALQDRDRATIVGVRTFGKGSVNQLAPLSDGGGLYYSYGRWYTPNGRLIEGSGLEPDIEVERGPIQRDEQMLFALDLIAGMTPSGEG, from the coding sequence GTGCCGCATCTCTTTCCCCGGACGAATCAAACAGCGCTCACTGCCAACGCACTGCTGCGCGGGTTGGCTGTGCTGCTGGCCGTCGCGGCGATCACGGCCGCGTGCTCCGTCCTGCCCGGCGCCGCTCCGGCCAACTCGGCGGCGGCCATTGCCGCGGAGGCCGAGGGGCTCGAACCGGGCGAGGTTCCCGTGCTCGCCCTCAGCCCCGTCGGCGACATTTGGGAGATCCTGTCGACCAGGCACGTTGACCGAGCCGACATCGACGCTTCCGCCCTGGCGGAGGGCGCCGTCGACCGCCTCATCTCCGCCGCCGACAAGCCGGACCTGCGCGACGCCCCGATACCCGAGGCCGTAGCGGAACAGCCGGAGTCCTTGCCGGAGGAGTTCGCGCCGCTCTGGGACGCCTGGACCGCGATCTACAGCGGTGACAACGGCGGCCAGCCCCCCGACCCCGTCGCGCTCTCGAGGGCCGCCATGCGCGGCATCGTCGCCGCCCTCGACGACCCGCACTCCGCCTACGTCCCGCCGCAGCAGTACGAGCTCGAGGACTTGGAGTTCATCGGCAGCTACCAGGGCGTCGGCGCTGAAGTGCACGCTCATGAGGACACATTCACGCTCACGCCCATGCCGGACAGTCCCGCGGAGAAGGCCGGCCTGCGCGCAGGCGACCGGCTCCTCACAGTCGACGGCGAGAGCGTCGCGGGATGGTCGACACTGGACGTCGTCGGCAAGGTGCGTGGCCCTGCGGACACCATCGTCGTGCTCGGCATCATCCACGAGGGCGAGACTGAAGTGGTGGAAATCTCCATCACCCGCGCCCCCATCAACCTGCAGAGTGTGACATGGCAGAGCACACCAAGCGGCCACGCCTACATCCGCCTCTCCGGCTTCTACGCCAATACCGATGAGGCGTTGGAAGAGGCCCTCGTCGAGATTAAGGAGTCGGAAGCGAAGGGCCTCATCCTGGACGTCCGCAACAACCCCGGCGGTCTGCTTACAACGACGGTCAACATCGCGAGCCTGTTCCTCGACGGCGGGCTCGTCGTCTATGAGCTCGACGGCGGGGGCGAGCGCAAGGACTGGAATGCTGAGGGCGGCGGCGTCGCGATGGAGTTGCCGTTGGTGCTCCTGGTGAACCAGCACTCCGCCAGCGCCGGCGAGGTCCTTGCTGGCGCGTTGCAGGACCGGGACCGGGCCACCATCGTCGGCGTCAGGACGTTCGGCAAGGGTAGCGTCAACCAGCTCGCGCCGTTGTCGGACGGCGGCGGCCTCTACTACTCCTACGGGCGCTGGTATACTCCCAACGGCCGTCTCATTGAGGGTAGCGGTCTGGAGCCTGACATTGAGGTCGAGCGCGGGCCCATACAGCGGGACGAGCAGATGCTGTTCGCCCTCGACCTGATCGCCGGGATGACGCCTTCTGGAGAGGGATAG
- a CDS encoding citrate (Si)-synthase, with the protein MATRSVELKRGLKDVYLDRTQASFIDGTEGKLLYRGYNIHDLAEKSTFEEVAYLLLYGSLPTQEQLDGIDAMLKSSRTIPEEVYRVIELTKDGHPMDVLRTAVSALASFDPDVEDNSADAVRRKGLRLTSQAATIICAHYRMREGLQPVAPHESLSHAGNFLYMMRGEVPDEDEAKLMDVDFILHAEHGANASSFASRVTASTLADLHAAVVTGVGTLKGPLHGGAAESVMKMAEEIGDPAEAKAYARRVLEGKGRIMGFGHRVYRAEDPRAQHLRDRSKALGEKLGQPQWIQILDALVEAMAPYRARGIHVNVDFFAGSIYHLMDIPEDLFIPIFALGRIPGWTLQVLEQFENNILIRPLLWYEGPMDLEYVPMEARA; encoded by the coding sequence ATGGCAACTCGATCAGTTGAATTGAAGCGTGGCCTGAAGGACGTCTATCTCGACAGGACGCAGGCAAGCTTCATCGACGGCACGGAAGGCAAGCTGCTCTACCGCGGCTACAACATCCACGACCTGGCAGAGAAGTCCACCTTTGAAGAGGTGGCTTATTTGTTGTTGTACGGCAGCCTCCCGACGCAGGAGCAGCTGGACGGAATCGACGCGATGCTGAAGAGTAGCCGGACGATACCGGAGGAGGTCTACCGCGTCATCGAGCTGACCAAGGACGGCCACCCGATGGACGTGCTCCGGACGGCGGTCTCCGCGCTTGCCTCCTTTGACCCGGACGTGGAGGACAACTCAGCCGACGCCGTTCGGCGCAAGGGCCTGCGCTTGACGTCACAGGCCGCGACGATCATCTGCGCGCACTACCGCATGCGGGAGGGGCTGCAGCCGGTCGCGCCCCACGAGTCGCTGAGCCACGCCGGCAACTTCCTCTACATGATGCGCGGCGAAGTCCCCGACGAGGACGAGGCCAAGCTTATGGACGTGGACTTCATCCTGCACGCGGAGCACGGGGCCAACGCATCGTCGTTCGCGTCGAGAGTGACGGCGTCGACGCTGGCGGACCTGCACGCGGCAGTGGTGACGGGCGTCGGCACGCTGAAGGGGCCGCTGCACGGCGGGGCGGCCGAGTCCGTGATGAAGATGGCTGAGGAGATCGGCGACCCAGCGGAAGCCAAGGCGTATGCGCGACGGGTGCTGGAGGGCAAGGGACGCATCATGGGCTTCGGCCATCGGGTGTACCGAGCAGAGGACCCCAGAGCGCAGCACCTGCGCGACCGCTCCAAGGCGCTGGGCGAGAAGCTGGGGCAACCGCAGTGGATCCAGATCCTGGACGCCCTGGTGGAGGCCATGGCGCCGTACCGGGCGCGGGGCATCCACGTGAACGTCGACTTCTTCGCCGGCTCCATCTACCACCTGATGGACATCCCGGAGGACCTCTTCATTCCGATCTTCGCGCTGGGGCGCATACCGGGCTGGACGCTGCAGGTGCTGGAGCAGTTTGAGAACAACATCCTGATCCGCCCGCTGCTGTGGTACGAGGGCCCGATGGACCTAGAGTACGTGCCCATGGAGGCGCGGGCCTAG
- a CDS encoding peroxiredoxin, which yields MEVGSVAPAFTLKGTPDGEVTLSSFRGQKNVVLVFYPMDGTPGUTRQLCALRDDRDRFEDADTVVFGVNPGSMKSHQRFSDKHSFPFSLLVDEGGDVGQAYGARTLQKLAPLRTVVGIDKRGVVVYYQRGMPSTDEILAGLTGPAS from the coding sequence ATGGAAGTTGGATCGGTTGCCCCTGCATTCACCCTGAAGGGCACCCCAGACGGGGAGGTGACCCTGTCCAGCTTCCGGGGGCAAAAAAATGTCGTCTTGGTCTTCTACCCCATGGACGGTACTCCTGGCTGAACGCGCCAGCTGTGTGCCCTGCGTGATGACAGGGACAGGTTTGAGGACGCGGACACCGTGGTGTTTGGCGTCAACCCGGGCAGCATGAAGTCTCACCAGCGGTTCAGCGACAAGCACAGCTTCCCCTTCAGCCTGCTCGTGGACGAAGGCGGCGATGTGGGGCAGGCCTATGGCGCGCGAACGCTGCAGAAGCTCGCCCCGCTGCGGACCGTTGTGGGCATCGACAAGCGAGGAGTGGTCGTCTACTACCAGCGCGGGATGCCGAGCACGGACGAGATCCTGGCTGGACTGACCGGCCCGGCATCGTGA
- the hflX gene encoding GTPase HflX codes for MHATTTGPERALLVGIAPRNVRNARWELADSMGELGQLVRSAGGEVVGEVTQNLDRPTSVYVGHGKLEEIKETRAAFGCTVVVFNDELKPAQQRNLERELEVKVLDRSALILDIFADRARTKEGVLQVELAQHEYLLPRLAGQWSHLERLGGGMRPPGPRATHMETDRRLVRERISRLKRDLETVRAHRSRHRSRRQAAQAPLVSLVGYTNAGKSTLFNALVRAGVAAEAKPFSTLDPVTRRMALPGGTFALLTDTVGFIHKLPHTLVAAFRATLEELAEADLLLHVVDISHHNAAEHVQVVEETLGELGLADKPRLLVLNKMDLAVHAENGSAPDLSALGKSAEGGVMVSAAEGWGLDLLLSAIVERLDRRPVDAGQTSQVHFID; via the coding sequence TTGCATGCGACGACCACCGGGCCAGAGCGCGCACTGCTCGTGGGCATTGCGCCGCGCAACGTGCGTAACGCCCGATGGGAGCTCGCGGACTCCATGGGTGAGCTCGGGCAGCTCGTGCGCAGCGCGGGCGGTGAAGTCGTCGGCGAGGTCACGCAGAACCTCGACCGGCCGACCTCGGTTTACGTCGGGCACGGCAAGCTTGAGGAGATCAAGGAGACGCGCGCCGCGTTTGGGTGTACCGTTGTCGTCTTCAATGACGAGCTCAAGCCCGCCCAGCAGCGGAACCTGGAACGGGAGCTCGAGGTGAAGGTCCTCGACCGGAGCGCGCTGATCCTGGACATCTTCGCCGATCGCGCCCGCACCAAGGAGGGTGTGCTGCAGGTTGAGCTGGCACAGCACGAGTACCTGCTGCCAAGGCTCGCTGGGCAGTGGTCGCACTTGGAGAGGCTCGGCGGCGGCATGCGCCCCCCAGGGCCCCGCGCAACGCACATGGAGACCGACCGGCGCCTGGTCCGGGAGCGCATCAGCCGGTTGAAGCGCGACTTGGAGACTGTCCGGGCCCATCGCTCGCGGCACCGCAGTCGGCGGCAGGCCGCGCAGGCGCCGCTGGTCTCCCTCGTGGGCTACACCAACGCCGGCAAGAGCACCCTCTTCAACGCACTGGTGCGTGCGGGCGTCGCTGCCGAGGCCAAGCCCTTCTCCACGCTGGATCCCGTGACGCGGCGCATGGCGCTGCCCGGCGGGACATTCGCGCTGCTGACCGACACGGTCGGCTTTATCCACAAGCTGCCGCACACCCTCGTCGCCGCCTTCCGCGCGACCCTTGAGGAGCTCGCCGAGGCCGACCTGCTCCTGCACGTCGTCGACATCAGCCATCACAACGCCGCCGAGCATGTGCAGGTGGTCGAGGAAACCCTGGGCGAATTGGGACTGGCGGACAAGCCGAGGCTGCTGGTGCTCAACAAGATGGACCTGGCCGTCCATGCGGAGAACGGCTCTGCGCCGGACCTCTCGGCCCTCGGAAAGAGTGCCGAGGGCGGCGTGATGGTGTCGGCGGCCGAGGGCTGGGGCCTCGACCTGCTGTTGTCGGCCATCGTAGAGCGGCTCGACCGGCGGCCTGTAGATGCGGGCCAGACATCGCAAGTGCATTTCATCGACTGA